From the genome of Candidatus Electrothrix communis, one region includes:
- a CDS encoding helix-turn-helix transcriptional regulator, which yields MKRIKQKKLESAGWKVADTADFLGLTKEESALIDMKLSLSKTFCNLRKKSKMTQVQVAKKLHTSQARVARMEAGDPSVSMELLVKGMIKLGASKKLVGQALVSS from the coding sequence ATGAAAAGAATTAAACAGAAAAAATTGGAAAGTGCGGGGTGGAAGGTAGCTGACACTGCGGATTTTCTTGGATTGACCAAAGAAGAGTCAGCTCTGATTGACATGAAACTTTCACTTTCAAAAACATTTTGTAATTTAAGAAAAAAATCCAAGATGACGCAAGTTCAAGTGGCGAAAAAACTGCATACCAGTCAAGCCAGAGTCGCCAGGATGGAGGCTGGTGATCCATCTGTTTCCATGGAATTACTCGTCAAGGGAATGATTAAGTTAGGGGCCTCAAAAAAGCTCGTAGGTCAGGCTTTGGTTTCGTCCTAA